In one Nocardioides sp. NBC_00368 genomic region, the following are encoded:
- a CDS encoding response regulator transcription factor: MVEQHIRVVLVDDHPVVRAGVRALVDAQDDLDVVGEAADSAQAVAVVGETKPDVVLMDLSLGEGPGGAETTRLVRDLPAPPQVLVLTTYDTEADVLEAVDAGAAGYLLKDAPPDELFRAIRGTARGETVLAPSVATRLLQRAASPAPKVSPREVEILRLLAKGLGNKEMARELLVSEATVKSHLSHIYTKLGVDTRAGAVATAIERRILRP; the protein is encoded by the coding sequence GTGGTTGAGCAACACATCCGGGTGGTGCTGGTCGACGACCATCCGGTGGTCCGGGCCGGCGTACGCGCCCTGGTGGACGCCCAGGACGACCTGGACGTGGTCGGCGAGGCCGCCGACTCGGCCCAGGCCGTCGCGGTCGTCGGCGAGACGAAGCCGGACGTGGTGCTGATGGATCTCAGCCTCGGCGAGGGACCCGGCGGCGCGGAGACCACCCGACTGGTCCGCGACCTGCCGGCGCCGCCGCAGGTGCTGGTGCTGACGACGTACGACACCGAGGCCGACGTCCTCGAGGCCGTCGATGCCGGTGCGGCCGGCTACCTGTTGAAGGACGCTCCGCCCGACGAGCTCTTCCGCGCGATCCGCGGCACCGCCCGCGGGGAGACCGTCCTGGCCCCATCGGTCGCCACCCGGCTGCTGCAGCGGGCCGCCTCGCCGGCGCCGAAGGTGAGTCCGCGCGAGGTCGAGATCCTGCGCCTGCTCGCCAAGGGTCTGGGCAACAAGGAGATGGCCCGCGAGCTCCTGGTCAGCGAGGCGACGGTCAAGTCCCACCTCTCGCACATCTACACCAAGCTCGGCGTCGACACCCGCGCCGGCGCCGTCGCCACGGCCATCGAGCGTCGCATCCTGCGACCCTGA
- a CDS encoding RNA polymerase sigma factor, translated as MYADPEADDHAVIAASMEHPEAFGELFDRHARELHRFLSRRLGELADDLLGELFVTAFERRASYRAEQPDARPWLYGIASNLIRRHHRAEATRYRALSRVPLAAVMPDSSPAAVASADSATIRPRLADALASLKAADRDVLLLLAWGQLAQAEAATALGIPVGTVRSRLHRARQQLRPILDDLQGEL; from the coding sequence GTGTACGCCGACCCCGAAGCCGACGACCACGCGGTCATTGCGGCCTCGATGGAGCATCCAGAGGCCTTCGGCGAACTGTTCGATCGCCACGCACGGGAATTGCACCGCTTCTTGAGCCGCCGGCTTGGGGAGCTCGCGGACGATCTGCTCGGCGAGCTCTTCGTGACGGCCTTCGAGCGCCGAGCGTCCTATCGTGCCGAACAGCCGGACGCTCGCCCGTGGCTGTACGGCATCGCGTCCAACCTGATTCGGCGCCACCACCGGGCTGAGGCGACGCGCTACCGCGCCCTGTCCCGCGTTCCGCTCGCGGCCGTGATGCCCGACTCCTCACCTGCGGCGGTCGCATCGGCCGACTCCGCGACCATCCGCCCACGCCTCGCTGACGCTCTCGCGTCGCTCAAGGCTGCCGACCGCGACGTACTGCTCCTGCTGGCCTGGGGCCAGCTTGCCCAGGCCGAAGCCGCGACGGCTCTTGGCATTCCGGTCGGAACCGTTCGTTCCCGCCTGCACCGAGCTCGTCAGCAACTGCGCCCGATCCTCGACGACCTGCAAGGAGAACTGTGA
- a CDS encoding serine hydrolase domain-containing protein gives MSRTLVRTGTAALAAVLLPLTAVPVAYADPDPGLDRAAVAPDPTALTREATAIAEQAAADRKGLRARSAAPSAADLDRAVDALIDDGAVGVTARVETPDLVWSGAGGVREVGKKRPVRPGDRFHIASNTKTLIATLVMQEVERGSWTLDTPANDLLPGTFPDGVTIRHLLSHTSGAPRGPEEILFDRVEDPTSWDQLIDALGQYYPEAEHLAFMRGAGWLFEPGTDFSYSNYGYVALGVMLEKETGERIEDLVRDRVLEPAGMRQSAYPTEARNRGPFLEDAGHYEGRWRPMTDLHPSIFHAAGAPTSTTEDLADLDEALLTGQLVRPETVEKMLPPIAGSADPEYGFGIYRVADPCNPGEYLYGHDGAHMGAQSISWGSPDGARQITLGWTGRNWDSTDPIYDLGLLLEPMLLATC, from the coding sequence ATGTCTCGGACCCTCGTCCGCACCGGCACCGCAGCGCTGGCGGCGGTGCTTCTTCCCCTCACCGCCGTCCCGGTGGCGTACGCCGATCCTGATCCTGGCCTCGACCGTGCTGCGGTCGCGCCGGACCCGACCGCGCTGACCCGGGAGGCGACTGCGATCGCCGAGCAGGCCGCCGCCGATCGGAAGGGCCTCCGGGCCCGGTCCGCTGCTCCCAGCGCCGCCGACCTCGACCGTGCGGTCGACGCGCTCATCGACGACGGGGCCGTCGGGGTCACCGCCCGGGTCGAGACGCCCGACCTGGTGTGGTCGGGGGCGGGCGGCGTACGCGAGGTCGGGAAGAAGAGGCCGGTCCGGCCGGGCGACCGCTTCCACATCGCGAGCAACACCAAGACGCTGATCGCGACCCTGGTGATGCAGGAGGTCGAGCGCGGCAGCTGGACCCTGGACACGCCCGCGAACGACCTGCTCCCGGGCACCTTCCCCGACGGCGTCACGATCCGGCACCTGCTCAGCCACACCTCCGGCGCCCCGCGCGGACCCGAGGAGATCCTCTTCGACCGTGTCGAGGACCCGACCTCGTGGGACCAGCTGATCGACGCGCTCGGGCAGTACTACCCCGAGGCCGAGCACCTCGCCTTCATGCGCGGCGCCGGCTGGCTCTTCGAACCCGGCACCGACTTCTCCTACTCCAACTACGGCTACGTCGCGCTCGGCGTCATGCTCGAGAAGGAGACCGGCGAGCGGATCGAGGATCTCGTACGCGACCGGGTGCTCGAACCCGCAGGCATGCGTCAGAGCGCGTACCCGACCGAGGCCCGCAACCGCGGCCCGTTCCTCGAGGACGCCGGCCACTACGAGGGCCGCTGGCGGCCGATGACCGACCTGCACCCGAGCATCTTCCACGCCGCCGGGGCCCCGACGAGCACCACCGAGGACCTCGCCGACCTCGACGAGGCGCTCCTCACCGGGCAGCTGGTCCGCCCGGAGACCGTCGAGAAGATGCTGCCGCCGATCGCGGGCAGCGCCGACCCGGAGTACGGGTTCGGGATCTACCGGGTCGCCGACCCGTGCAACCCCGGCGAATACCTCTACGGCCACGACGGTGCCCACATGGGTGCGCAGTCGATCAGCTGGGGCTCACCGGACGGCGCCCGCCAGATCACGCTCGGCTGGACCGGTCGCAACTGGGACAGCACCGACCCGATCTACGACCTCGGTCTCCTGCTCGAGCCCATGCTGCTGGCGACCTGCTGA
- a CDS encoding sensor histidine kinase, protein MSTDAVPAPGPTPSAAGGILAGQTLLDRWLHISLVVLVVASVARYLQGHGLGDQAEVVLPGAAVLLIAYAAGRRLTGTAAVVWLAAVVACWTVLALIAPSFSWAAVPLVFLALRVLPFRWAVAATVFLVAVVAVAWSRMTGLADPTVLLGPVCVAVLAVTAYRALERDAATRRLLLNELEAAQDEVADAERRAGVVAERARLSREIHDSVAQGLTSINLLLQAADQEWESRPADARDHVDQAAGMARSSLDEARRVVRDLAPAELAGGSALATAVRQVADDVAATTGLDVPVHVHGDPHEVGGRVATAVVRTLRGALANVAEHAGATTAVVSLTFHEGEVALDVRDDGAGFDPADLKDEPDGLRGHGLAGMRARARLLGGDLVIESATGEGTVVAVSFAAGPSASIQGEERRG, encoded by the coding sequence ATGTCGACCGACGCCGTGCCAGCTCCAGGGCCAACGCCATCCGCCGCCGGTGGGATCCTGGCCGGCCAGACGCTGCTCGACCGCTGGCTCCACATCTCACTGGTGGTGCTCGTCGTCGCCTCGGTCGCGCGCTACCTGCAGGGCCACGGCCTCGGTGACCAGGCCGAGGTGGTCCTGCCGGGCGCCGCCGTCCTCCTGATCGCGTACGCCGCGGGCCGCCGTCTCACCGGCACGGCCGCAGTCGTGTGGCTGGCCGCCGTGGTCGCCTGCTGGACCGTGCTGGCGCTGATCGCGCCGTCCTTCTCGTGGGCGGCGGTGCCGCTGGTGTTCCTGGCGCTGCGGGTGCTGCCCTTCCGGTGGGCCGTGGCCGCCACGGTCTTCCTGGTCGCGGTCGTCGCGGTCGCCTGGAGCCGGATGACCGGCCTGGCCGACCCGACCGTGCTGCTCGGCCCGGTCTGCGTCGCCGTGCTCGCGGTGACCGCCTACCGCGCCCTCGAGCGCGACGCGGCCACCCGTCGCCTCCTCCTCAACGAGCTCGAGGCGGCCCAGGACGAGGTCGCCGACGCCGAGCGTCGAGCCGGTGTGGTGGCCGAGCGCGCGCGGCTGAGCCGGGAGATCCACGACAGCGTCGCCCAGGGCCTGACCAGCATCAACCTGCTGCTCCAGGCCGCCGACCAGGAGTGGGAGTCGCGCCCGGCCGACGCCCGCGATCACGTCGACCAGGCGGCCGGCATGGCCCGCTCCTCGCTCGACGAGGCCCGTCGGGTCGTACGCGATCTCGCCCCCGCCGAGCTCGCCGGCGGATCGGCTCTGGCCACGGCCGTACGCCAGGTCGCCGACGACGTCGCCGCCACCACCGGTCTCGACGTCCCGGTCCACGTCCACGGCGACCCGCACGAGGTCGGCGGGCGGGTCGCGACGGCCGTCGTACGCACCCTCCGAGGCGCCCTCGCCAACGTCGCCGAGCACGCCGGCGCGACCACTGCGGTCGTCTCCCTCACCTTCCACGAGGGCGAGGTCGCCCTGGACGTACGCGACGACGGGGCCGGTTTCGACCCGGCCGATCTGAAGGACGAGCCGGACGGCCTGCGCGGACACGGCCTGGCCGGAATGCGGGCCCGTGCCCGCTTGCTCGGGGGAGACTTGGTCATCGAGAGCGCTACGGGCGAGGGCACGGTGGTCGCCGTGTCGTTCGCGGCCGGACCGTCAGCATCCATCCAGGGGGAGGAACGTCGTGGTTGA
- a CDS encoding metallophosphoesterase codes for MQFGQYPAPRHTIAHLSDTHLYAGDRRIFGKVDPTPGFERALDRLRGMTVPPQAIVFTGDLADLGERDAYVRLRKQVEPVAADLGAEIIWVMGNHDEREVYSEVLFGEASDAPQDRVYDIHGLRIIALDTTVPGWHHGDITQEQLDWLSDVLAEPAPHGTLLTMHHPPIPLPLNEASVIIELDGQDRLAPVLQGTDVRAVLAGHLHYSTSTTFAGIPVSVASASCYTAAPATLDRYSASVDGHQAISLVHLYDEGAGGIPGAPVVHTTVPIGEAPEVAGFPASVLEKLGPMTPAERRDLFSRKGKAARALRRQLRD; via the coding sequence GTGCAGTTCGGACAGTATCCCGCTCCCCGTCATACGATCGCCCACCTCTCCGATACCCACCTCTACGCCGGTGACCGGCGGATCTTCGGCAAGGTCGACCCGACGCCCGGATTCGAGCGTGCCCTGGACCGGCTGCGTGGGATGACCGTGCCGCCGCAGGCGATCGTCTTCACCGGCGACCTCGCCGACCTGGGCGAGCGCGACGCCTACGTGCGCCTTCGCAAGCAGGTCGAGCCGGTCGCCGCCGACCTCGGCGCCGAGATCATCTGGGTGATGGGCAACCACGACGAGCGCGAGGTCTACTCCGAGGTGCTCTTCGGGGAGGCGTCCGACGCCCCGCAGGACCGGGTCTATGACATCCACGGCCTGCGGATCATCGCCCTGGACACCACCGTGCCCGGCTGGCACCACGGCGACATCACCCAGGAACAGCTGGACTGGCTGAGCGACGTGCTCGCCGAGCCGGCACCGCACGGCACCCTGCTCACGATGCATCACCCGCCGATCCCGCTCCCCCTCAACGAGGCCAGCGTGATCATCGAGCTCGACGGCCAGGACCGGCTGGCTCCCGTGCTGCAAGGCACCGACGTACGCGCCGTTCTCGCAGGTCACCTGCACTACTCGACCAGCACCACCTTCGCCGGCATCCCGGTCTCGGTGGCCTCTGCGAGCTGCTACACCGCGGCGCCCGCGACGCTCGACCGCTACTCCGCCTCCGTCGACGGACACCAGGCGATCTCGCTGGTCCATCTCTACGACGAGGGCGCCGGCGGCATCCCCGGGGCGCCGGTCGTCCACACCACCGTGCCCATCGGCGAGGCACCCGAGGTCGCCGGCTTCCCCGCCTCGGTCCTGGAGAAGCTCGGGCCCATGACCCCAGCCGAGCGTCGTGACCTGTTCTCCCGCAAGGGCAAGGCCGCCCGCGCGCTGCGGCGTCAGCTTCGAGACTGA
- a CDS encoding GNAT family N-acetyltransferase — MSDNSVPTGSLRVTICDTEETLAAAGVLFDAYRRHYGMPPPDTGESTVGWLTEMVRSDMLTIFTASAAGSPPIGLATSHVIPASLAMGRFWQLRDLYVLPRSRGQGAAAALVGAVRDAARTAGATRLSLVTEPDNEAALSLYRRLGFRPVEGLASLSLDLT, encoded by the coding sequence ATGAGCGACAACTCGGTTCCGACGGGGTCGTTACGGGTCACGATCTGTGACACCGAGGAGACGCTCGCAGCGGCCGGTGTCCTGTTCGACGCCTATCGGCGCCACTACGGCATGCCTCCGCCGGACACGGGCGAATCCACCGTCGGTTGGCTCACCGAGATGGTCCGGTCGGACATGCTCACGATCTTCACGGCATCTGCGGCTGGTTCACCTCCGATCGGCCTCGCGACGAGTCATGTGATCCCTGCGTCTCTGGCCATGGGCCGGTTCTGGCAGCTGCGTGACCTGTACGTGCTTCCCCGGTCCCGGGGCCAGGGAGCCGCGGCCGCTCTCGTCGGCGCGGTCCGCGACGCGGCACGCACAGCAGGCGCAACACGACTTTCCCTCGTAACCGAACCCGACAACGAAGCCGCCCTCAGCCTCTATCGAAGACTCGGGTTCAGACCTGTTGAAGGTCTGGCATCGCTCAGCCTTGATCTCACCTAG
- a CDS encoding ankyrin repeat domain-containing protein has product MTLSTSVRPHLRWSMAAAALTVLLAGCAAAPSETTQRSPSSSAPAPSEAARSTPEPDPEERQRMNAQLIKAAWDNDVARARELIRAGADVNHQDDTQQSAYLIAASEGYVDLLDLTLRNGADINAKDSYDGTALIRAAERGHADIVGRLVQAGIDLDHVNNLGWTALHEAVVLGDDGPDAADTVRVLVAAGVDISIKAGRDGKTALQHAEERGFDAIVSTLRTASSEGADGDAQLLRAASAGDADAAAAALRGGADLEARDGNRRTPLLLAVTEDRLSTARLLVHLGADPDALDGQHDTPWLVTGVTGSVPMAELLLTADPDLTVRNRYGGVSIIPASERGHADYVERVARTEIDLDHVNDLGWTALLEAVILGEGSDRWQRIVLSLLEHGADPSIADRDGVTPLEHARNRGFTEIAQILEQHGG; this is encoded by the coding sequence ATGACGCTGTCCACATCGGTGCGGCCACACCTGCGGTGGTCGATGGCCGCCGCGGCGCTGACCGTGCTTCTGGCAGGCTGCGCCGCGGCGCCGTCGGAGACCACCCAGCGGTCTCCGTCGAGCTCTGCACCGGCCCCGTCCGAGGCGGCGAGGAGCACCCCCGAACCCGATCCCGAGGAGCGACAGCGGATGAACGCGCAGCTGATCAAGGCCGCCTGGGACAACGACGTGGCACGTGCCCGCGAGCTGATCCGGGCCGGTGCCGACGTCAACCACCAGGACGACACCCAGCAGAGCGCCTACCTCATCGCCGCGAGCGAGGGCTACGTCGACCTGCTCGACCTGACGCTGCGCAACGGCGCCGACATCAACGCCAAGGACTCCTACGACGGCACCGCACTGATCCGCGCCGCCGAGCGTGGGCACGCCGACATCGTCGGGCGCCTGGTGCAGGCCGGCATCGACCTGGACCACGTCAACAACCTGGGCTGGACGGCACTGCACGAGGCGGTCGTCCTGGGTGACGACGGCCCGGACGCCGCCGACACCGTACGGGTGCTCGTCGCGGCCGGCGTGGACATCTCGATCAAGGCCGGCCGGGACGGGAAGACCGCCCTCCAGCACGCCGAGGAGCGCGGGTTCGACGCGATCGTGTCGACGCTGCGTACCGCTTCTTCCGAGGGCGCCGACGGCGACGCCCAGCTCCTGCGTGCCGCTTCCGCGGGTGACGCCGACGCGGCCGCGGCGGCTCTTCGAGGCGGCGCCGACCTGGAGGCACGCGACGGCAACCGGCGTACGCCGCTGCTGCTCGCGGTCACCGAGGACCGCCTCTCCACGGCTCGACTGCTCGTTCACCTCGGCGCAGACCCGGACGCGCTCGACGGTCAGCACGACACCCCGTGGCTGGTCACCGGAGTCACCGGCAGCGTCCCGATGGCCGAGCTGCTGCTCACCGCCGACCCGGACCTGACCGTGCGCAACCGCTACGGCGGCGTCTCGATCATCCCGGCCAGCGAGCGCGGCCACGCCGACTACGTGGAGCGGGTCGCTCGCACCGAGATCGACCTCGACCACGTCAACGACCTCGGCTGGACCGCGCTTCTCGAGGCCGTGATCCTGGGCGAGGGCTCCGACCGCTGGCAGCGCATCGTCCTCAGCCTGCTCGAGCACGGCGCCGACCCGAGCATCGCCGACCGCGACGGCGTGACTCCGCTCGAGCACGCCCGCAACCGCGGGTTCACCGAGATCGCACAGATCCTCGAGCAGCACGGCGGCTAA
- a CDS encoding SMP-30/gluconolactonase/LRE family protein, whose translation MRTSRIAALAGLAGIAASATLSFTALGTGTAANAAEGRPASYLLEGEPAAQGGSKFEGIGVDQESGTFYVSEVTGGEIQRGTADRAQAEEWLAGDGTDGRYTARGITVDDEGRIYIAGGPNGTDNDRPDLWVYSPEGELLAALRVPDNNAFLNDVAIGPDGAAYFTNSNDPTIIRVAEGADGWEATEWADGSSLITRQEGFNLGGIVLSTDRSAFVVAQGNTGRLWRFSVATGEVSAIDTDGADLRNADGLIRQGRDLAVIRNFDKQIVHLELNRSATSAEHVSSRATDPNRVFTTGKLLDGRMLLVDSHFDEQTAQGPYEIVTARMPR comes from the coding sequence ATGCGTACGTCCCGAATCGCCGCCCTCGCCGGCCTGGCCGGCATCGCCGCCTCGGCCACCCTGTCCTTCACCGCCCTCGGCACGGGCACCGCGGCCAACGCCGCGGAGGGCCGGCCGGCGAGCTACCTGCTCGAGGGCGAGCCGGCCGCCCAGGGCGGCTCGAAGTTCGAGGGCATCGGCGTGGACCAGGAGTCCGGGACGTTCTACGTCAGCGAGGTCACCGGCGGTGAGATCCAGCGCGGCACCGCCGACCGGGCCCAGGCCGAGGAGTGGCTGGCCGGTGACGGCACCGACGGCCGCTACACCGCTCGCGGCATCACCGTCGACGACGAGGGCCGCATCTACATCGCCGGCGGCCCGAACGGCACCGACAACGACCGCCCCGACCTGTGGGTCTACAGCCCTGAGGGCGAACTGCTGGCGGCGCTTCGCGTCCCTGACAACAACGCGTTCCTGAACGACGTCGCGATCGGCCCGGACGGGGCTGCGTACTTCACCAACTCCAACGACCCGACGATCATCCGCGTTGCCGAGGGTGCCGACGGCTGGGAGGCCACCGAGTGGGCCGACGGCAGCTCGCTGATCACCCGCCAGGAGGGCTTCAACCTCGGTGGCATCGTGCTGAGCACCGACCGCTCGGCCTTCGTGGTCGCCCAGGGCAACACCGGCCGGCTGTGGCGCTTCTCGGTCGCGACCGGTGAGGTCAGCGCGATCGACACCGACGGCGCCGACCTGCGCAACGCCGACGGCCTGATCCGGCAGGGCCGCGACCTCGCGGTGATCCGCAACTTCGACAAGCAGATCGTGCACCTGGAGCTGAACCGGTCCGCCACCTCGGCCGAGCACGTCTCGTCGCGCGCGACCGACCCGAACCGCGTCTTCACCACCGGCAAGCTGCTCGACGGCCGGATGCTGCTGGTCGACAGCCACTTCGACGAGCAGACCGCCCAGGGGCCGTACGAGATCGTCACCGCACGGATGCCGCGATGA
- a CDS encoding Fic family protein, whose amino-acid sequence MDPERYDAPQFGRATREPGNKWAYWYYLPAHIPRDLALRPLTVKALSDADAALGRLQGVSALIQDPELLIGPYLTQEAVASSRIEGTQTSLKEVLQDEASGQATRSEDVAEVKAYLAATRQGFELIKSWPLSQRLVLELHKTLLTGVRGHERHPGEFRRMPVWVGSPTDDPTTAAYVPPLPPDLPELIADWEAYVNVPDLSPTLVRCALMHYQFETIHPFLDGNGRIGRLLINLMLMEEGRMTTPLLYLSGYIEAHRQTYYQRLQGVRERGEMQEWLQFFLTGVRRSAEDATTRSERLVALREGYLDEAATSRANLSGLVTLLFANPYLTVKRVQDATGLTNQGARNLIQDAERRGWIEPAGRSGRGGRHYWVARAVMNVIEEPLAYD is encoded by the coding sequence ATGGATCCGGAGAGGTACGACGCTCCGCAGTTCGGCCGGGCGACCCGGGAGCCGGGCAACAAGTGGGCCTACTGGTACTACCTGCCCGCACACATCCCGCGTGACCTGGCCCTCCGGCCACTCACCGTGAAGGCGCTCTCGGACGCCGATGCCGCGCTGGGGCGCCTGCAGGGCGTGAGCGCGCTGATCCAGGACCCCGAGCTGTTGATCGGGCCCTACCTGACTCAGGAAGCGGTCGCCTCCTCGCGGATCGAGGGCACCCAGACCTCCCTGAAGGAGGTGCTCCAGGACGAGGCCAGCGGTCAGGCGACCAGGAGCGAGGACGTCGCCGAGGTCAAGGCCTACCTCGCCGCGACCCGCCAGGGCTTCGAGCTCATCAAGAGCTGGCCGCTCAGCCAGCGCCTCGTCCTCGAGCTCCACAAGACCCTCCTCACCGGCGTCCGGGGCCACGAGCGCCACCCCGGCGAGTTCCGGCGGATGCCGGTCTGGGTCGGGTCGCCGACCGACGACCCCACCACCGCCGCGTACGTCCCACCTCTCCCGCCCGACCTGCCGGAGCTGATCGCCGACTGGGAGGCGTACGTCAACGTCCCCGACCTCAGCCCGACCCTGGTGCGCTGCGCGCTGATGCACTACCAGTTCGAGACGATCCACCCGTTCCTCGACGGCAACGGGCGCATCGGCCGGCTGCTGATCAACCTGATGCTGATGGAAGAGGGGCGGATGACCACGCCGTTGCTCTATCTCTCCGGCTACATCGAGGCGCATCGCCAGACCTACTACCAGCGGCTGCAGGGCGTCCGCGAGCGCGGTGAGATGCAGGAGTGGCTGCAGTTCTTCCTCACCGGGGTGCGGCGCTCGGCCGAGGACGCCACGACGCGGTCGGAGCGTCTGGTCGCGCTCCGGGAGGGCTACCTCGACGAGGCAGCCACCTCGCGCGCCAACCTGTCCGGGCTGGTCACGCTGCTGTTCGCCAACCCGTACCTGACCGTCAAGCGCGTCCAGGACGCGACCGGTCTGACCAATCAGGGCGCCCGCAACCTGATCCAGGACGCCGAGCGGCGGGGGTGGATCGAGCCGGCCGGCCGCTCGGGCCGCGGCGGCCGTCACTACTGGGTCGCCAGGGCTGTGATGAACGTGATCGAGGAGCCCCTGGCGTACGACTGA